The Alosa sapidissima isolate fAloSap1 chromosome 8, fAloSap1.pri, whole genome shotgun sequence genome contains a region encoding:
- the ehmt1a gene encoding histone-lysine N-methyltransferase EHMT1a isoform X2, with protein sequence MKAIARGRSTGIARHGDAPRRGRKPKRKLEAGAHQSTLVGGGVSGHTLLCQKPDGTVPQEAAVFANNGLQLNKQNGASSEKTQALAPGGLLSGHASNTPSTTAAPTGEGSGVRQEHGQVVDPSPGKSRMAWKSMVKSAPAPHVLQMLNKDKSPATAVRDVEKPLHIKLPRTQKPSALPRTVSKKKKRKMGTYNFVNKKKTKVVKRGTQPLFSSQESSTMEGATYGGMEAEAGAVAPEDRADTSRTDTSVSTDETSPKDTPHEVARGIEMYTEFPLHSLDLKGQEDIFCSLQSGMSDGPDAMETDAMLELPLCCCRMEAPKSQEILTLSEGKCMAVESVDGQLSLCRKNIQKQEMMRPSIRIPLLVLCEDHRAGMVKHQSCPRCGFFCRAGTFMECQPDGNISHRFHRGCASVIRGQIYCPHCGEDASQAQEVTIAKPDAMFVMPTATALQNKTDLSLKGSKIGPYAASPSKSKTGAVAAEAGATKETLEGILEALDEQTTSRYKKTQYPPAQLFTSAKQGDLQSVMQMLVEGADPNLTVDGTKRQTPLHAAAGGGHNEICHMLVQAGANLDMCDEGQRTPLMYACQNNHLETVKYLLKAGAATNQKDLSGSTCLHLAAKMGHYSIMQHLLTVASLDVNCQDDGGWTPVTWAIEYKHKDQVHLLLSKGADVHVRDKEENICLHWAAFSGSDDVAQLLLEMGSDLHAINIYGDSPLHIAVHEERLDCVMLFLSRGADVNMRNRDGDTPLERCRPNSKLWTILNTNKKLTDARKGRDNQGDRVISKDISRGYELVPISCVNGVDHEPCPSNFKYVPENCCTSQMNIDENITHLQHCKCKDDCSSNNCVCGQLSIRSWYDKEGRLLPEFSREDPPYLFECNHACSCWRSCRNRVVQNGLRTRLQVFRTDQMGWGVRALQDIPEGSFVCEYVGEIITDKEANTRGNDAFLFNLDNKVGDVYCIDAQFYGNVARFLNHLCEPNLFPVRVFTKHQDLRFPRVALFSCRHIRVGEELGFDYGEHFWKVKSKYLSCQCRSPKCRYAARALGQSQVSPARMTPGPLPPGPLSRAQTAGPTSLQATKP encoded by the exons ATGAAAgccatagccagaggacgtagtACTG GTATTGCCAGGCATGGAGATGCTCCCAGAAGGGGTAGAAAGCCAAAGAGAAAGCTGGAAGCAGGCGCCCACCAGAGCACTCTAGTGGGAGGAGGGGTGAGCGGTCACACCCTCCTCTGCCAAAAACCTGATGGCACTGTTCCTCAGGAAGCAGCAGTCTTTGCCAATAATGGCCTCCAGCTCAACAAACAGAACGGCGCCAGCTCTGAAAAGACCCAGGCTTTGGCTCCAGGGGGTTTGTTGTCGGGGCATGCATCTAATACCCCATCCACCACAGCTGCACCCACAGGGGAGGGCAGCGGGGTACGACAGGAGCACGGGCAAGTTGTCGATCCCTCTCCAGGAAAGAGCCGCATGGCTTGGAAGTCCATGGTGAAATCCGCTCCTGCTCCTCATGTACTCCAG ATGCTGAATAAAGACAAATCCCCAGCCACAGCAGTAAGAGACGTGGAGAAACCTCTGCATATCAAGCTACCTCGGACTCAGAAGCCATCTGCACTGCCTCGAACAG tttcaaagaaaaagaaaaggaaaatggGAACATATAATTTTGTCAACAAGAAGAAAACAAAGGTGGTGAAAAGAGGGACCCAACCCTTATTTTCATCTCAG GAAAGTTCCACCATGGAAGGCGCCACCTATGGTGGTATGGAAGCAGAAGCTGGAGCAGTGGCCCCTGAAGACCGAGCAGATACATCTAGAACAGACACCTCTGTGTCTACAGATGAGACCAGCCCAAAGGACACACCGCACGAAGTGGCCAGAGGGATCGAGATGTACACAGAGTTCCCTCTGCACTCACTTGACCTGAAGGGTCAGGAGGACATCTTCTGCTCCCTGCAGTCAG GTATGTCAGATGGCCCGGACGCCATGGAGACAGATGCCATGCTGGAGCTCCCGCTGTGCTGCTGCCGCATGGAGGCCCCCAAGAGCCAGGAGATCCTGACGCTGTCCGAGGGCAAGTGCATGGCTGTGGAGAGTGTGGACGGACAG CTCAGTCTCTGCAGGAAGAACATCCAGAAGCAGGAAATGATGCGGCCATCCATCCGGATTCCGCTGTTGGTGCTGTGTGAGGACCACCGCGCTGGCATGGTCAAGCACCAAAGCTGCCCCCGCTGTGGTTTCTTCTGTCGGGCA GGGACCTTTATGGAATGCCAGCCTGATGGCAACATCTCTCACCGGTTCCACCGCGGCTGTGCCTCAGTCATCCGTGGGCAGATCTACTGCCCACACTGTGGCGAGGATGCTAGCCAGGCGCAGGAAGTCACCATCGCCAAGCCAGACGCCATGTTTGTTATGCCAACAGCGACCGCTCTCCAAAACAAGACGGATCTCTCACTGAAGGG GTCTAAGATTGGCCCTTATGCGGCGTCTCCCAGTAAGTCCAAAACTGGAGCCGTGGCTGCGGAGGCGGGCGCCACCAAAGAAACACTCGAGGGCATCCTGGAAGCACTGGATGAGCAAACGACCTCAAG GTATAAGAAAACACAATATCCTCCAGCGCAGCTTTTTACCTCTGCTAAGCAAGGAGACCTGCAGTCAGTCATGCAGATGTTGG TGGAAGGGGCAGACCCCAATCTAACAGTGGACGGCACCAAGAGGCAGACACCCCTGCATGCAGCGGCAGGAGGGGGCCATAATGAGATCTGCCACATGCTGGTGCAG GCTGGCGCCAATCTTGACATGTGTGATGAAGGTCAGAGAACCCCGCTGATGTATGCGTGCCAGAACAATCACCTGGAAACGGTTAAATACCTGCTCAAAGCAGGTGCAGCCACTAACCAGAAG GACCTGAGTGGCTCCACATGTCTGCACCTGGCAGCTAAAATGGGCCATTACAGCATCATGCAGCACCTGCTCACCGTGGCCTCTCTCGATGTGAACTGTCAG GACGATGGTGGATGGACTCCAGTCACGTGGGCGATCGAATACAAGCACAAAGACCAGGTGCACCTGCTGCTGTCCAAAGGCGCCGATGTCCACGTGAGGGACAAG GAGGAGAACATTTGCCTGCACTGGGCAGCCTTCTCCGGCTCGGACGACGTGGCGCAGCTTCTGCTGGAGATGGGCTCTGACCTCCACGCCATCAACATCTACGGGGACTCGCCGCTGCACATTGCCGTCCACGAGGAGCGACTCGACTGTGTGAT GCTCTTCCTGTCCCGGGGGGCGGATGTCAACATGAGGAATCGAGACGGGGACACCCCTCTGGAGCGCTGCCGGCCCAACTCCAAGCTGTGGACTATCCTCAACACCAACAAGAAGCTGACGGACGCCAGGAAGGGCAGGGATAACCAGGGGGACAGAGTCATAAGCAA GGATATCTCTCGAGGATATGAGTTGGTCCCCATTTCCTGTGTGAATGGAGTGGATCACGAGCCCTGCCCCAGCAACTTCAAATATGTCCCTGAAAACTGCTGCACGTCTCAAATGAATATTGATGAAAACATCACACACTTACAG CACTGCAAATGCAAAGATGACTGCTCCTCCAATAACTGTGTTTGTGGCCAGCTCAGTATACGTAGCTGGTATGACAAG GAGGGCCGGTTGCTTCCGGAGTTTTCCCGGGAAGACCCGCCCTACCTCTTCGAGTGCAACCACGCCTGCTCGTGCTGGAGGTCGTGCCGGAATCGTGTGGTACAGAACGGACTCCG gaccaGGCTCCAGGTCTTCCGAACCGATCAGATGGGTTGGGGAGTAAGAGCGCTGCAGGACATCCCCGAGGGGTCGTTCGTCTGCGa GTATGTGGGAGAAATAATCACCGATAAAGAGGCCAACACTAGAGGAAACGACGCCTTTCtctttaatttggacaacaaG GTTGGTGATGTCTACtgtattgatgcccagttctATGGCAACGTGGCCCGGTTTCTGAACCACTTATGTGAGCCTAACCTGTTCCCTGTCCGAGTATTCACCAAACACCAGGACCTGCGTTTCCCTCGGGTGGCTCTCTTCTCCTGCAGGCACATCAGAGTCGGAGAAGAACTTGG CTTTGACTACGGTGAGCACTTCTGGAAGGTCAAGAGCAAGTACCTGAGCTGTCAGTGTCGCTCGCCCAAATGCAGGTATGCTGCACGTGCCCTGGGCCAGAGCCAGGTGAGCCCCGCGCGGATGACACCTGGTCCTCTGCCCCCCGGTCCACTCTCCCGCGCACAGACCGCCGGCCCCACCAGTCTCCAGGCCACCAAACCATGA
- the ehmt1a gene encoding histone-lysine N-methyltransferase EHMT1a isoform X1, whose protein sequence is MKAIARGRSTGIARHGDAPRRGRKPKRKLEAGAHQSTLVGGGVSGHTLLCQKPDGTVPQEAAVFANNGLQLNKQNGASSEKTQALAPGGLLSGHASNTPSTTAAPTGEGSGVRQEHGQVVDPSPGKSRMAWKSMVKSAPAPHVLQMLNKDKSPATAVRDVEKPLHIKLPRTQKPSALPRTVSKKKKRKMGTYNFVNKKKTKVVKRGTQPLFSSQESSTMEGATYGGMEAEAGAVAPEDRADTSRTDTSVSTDETSPKDTPHEVARGIEMYTEFPLHSLDLKGQEDIFCSLQSGMSDGPDAMETDAMLELPLCCCRMEAPKSQEILTLSEGKCMAVESVDGQLSLCRKNIQKQEMMRPSIRIPLLVLCEDHRAGMVKHQSCPRCGFFCRAGTFMECQPDGNISHRFHRGCASVIRGQIYCPHCGEDASQAQEVTIAKPDAMFVMPTATALQNKTDLSLKGRSKIGPYAASPSKSKTGAVAAEAGATKETLEGILEALDEQTTSRYKKTQYPPAQLFTSAKQGDLQSVMQMLVEGADPNLTVDGTKRQTPLHAAAGGGHNEICHMLVQAGANLDMCDEGQRTPLMYACQNNHLETVKYLLKAGAATNQKDLSGSTCLHLAAKMGHYSIMQHLLTVASLDVNCQDDGGWTPVTWAIEYKHKDQVHLLLSKGADVHVRDKEENICLHWAAFSGSDDVAQLLLEMGSDLHAINIYGDSPLHIAVHEERLDCVMLFLSRGADVNMRNRDGDTPLERCRPNSKLWTILNTNKKLTDARKGRDNQGDRVISKDISRGYELVPISCVNGVDHEPCPSNFKYVPENCCTSQMNIDENITHLQHCKCKDDCSSNNCVCGQLSIRSWYDKEGRLLPEFSREDPPYLFECNHACSCWRSCRNRVVQNGLRTRLQVFRTDQMGWGVRALQDIPEGSFVCEYVGEIITDKEANTRGNDAFLFNLDNKVGDVYCIDAQFYGNVARFLNHLCEPNLFPVRVFTKHQDLRFPRVALFSCRHIRVGEELGFDYGEHFWKVKSKYLSCQCRSPKCRYAARALGQSQVSPARMTPGPLPPGPLSRAQTAGPTSLQATKP, encoded by the exons ATGAAAgccatagccagaggacgtagtACTG GTATTGCCAGGCATGGAGATGCTCCCAGAAGGGGTAGAAAGCCAAAGAGAAAGCTGGAAGCAGGCGCCCACCAGAGCACTCTAGTGGGAGGAGGGGTGAGCGGTCACACCCTCCTCTGCCAAAAACCTGATGGCACTGTTCCTCAGGAAGCAGCAGTCTTTGCCAATAATGGCCTCCAGCTCAACAAACAGAACGGCGCCAGCTCTGAAAAGACCCAGGCTTTGGCTCCAGGGGGTTTGTTGTCGGGGCATGCATCTAATACCCCATCCACCACAGCTGCACCCACAGGGGAGGGCAGCGGGGTACGACAGGAGCACGGGCAAGTTGTCGATCCCTCTCCAGGAAAGAGCCGCATGGCTTGGAAGTCCATGGTGAAATCCGCTCCTGCTCCTCATGTACTCCAG ATGCTGAATAAAGACAAATCCCCAGCCACAGCAGTAAGAGACGTGGAGAAACCTCTGCATATCAAGCTACCTCGGACTCAGAAGCCATCTGCACTGCCTCGAACAG tttcaaagaaaaagaaaaggaaaatggGAACATATAATTTTGTCAACAAGAAGAAAACAAAGGTGGTGAAAAGAGGGACCCAACCCTTATTTTCATCTCAG GAAAGTTCCACCATGGAAGGCGCCACCTATGGTGGTATGGAAGCAGAAGCTGGAGCAGTGGCCCCTGAAGACCGAGCAGATACATCTAGAACAGACACCTCTGTGTCTACAGATGAGACCAGCCCAAAGGACACACCGCACGAAGTGGCCAGAGGGATCGAGATGTACACAGAGTTCCCTCTGCACTCACTTGACCTGAAGGGTCAGGAGGACATCTTCTGCTCCCTGCAGTCAG GTATGTCAGATGGCCCGGACGCCATGGAGACAGATGCCATGCTGGAGCTCCCGCTGTGCTGCTGCCGCATGGAGGCCCCCAAGAGCCAGGAGATCCTGACGCTGTCCGAGGGCAAGTGCATGGCTGTGGAGAGTGTGGACGGACAG CTCAGTCTCTGCAGGAAGAACATCCAGAAGCAGGAAATGATGCGGCCATCCATCCGGATTCCGCTGTTGGTGCTGTGTGAGGACCACCGCGCTGGCATGGTCAAGCACCAAAGCTGCCCCCGCTGTGGTTTCTTCTGTCGGGCA GGGACCTTTATGGAATGCCAGCCTGATGGCAACATCTCTCACCGGTTCCACCGCGGCTGTGCCTCAGTCATCCGTGGGCAGATCTACTGCCCACACTGTGGCGAGGATGCTAGCCAGGCGCAGGAAGTCACCATCGCCAAGCCAGACGCCATGTTTGTTATGCCAACAGCGACCGCTCTCCAAAACAAGACGGATCTCTCACTGAAGGG TAGGTCTAAGATTGGCCCTTATGCGGCGTCTCCCAGTAAGTCCAAAACTGGAGCCGTGGCTGCGGAGGCGGGCGCCACCAAAGAAACACTCGAGGGCATCCTGGAAGCACTGGATGAGCAAACGACCTCAAG GTATAAGAAAACACAATATCCTCCAGCGCAGCTTTTTACCTCTGCTAAGCAAGGAGACCTGCAGTCAGTCATGCAGATGTTGG TGGAAGGGGCAGACCCCAATCTAACAGTGGACGGCACCAAGAGGCAGACACCCCTGCATGCAGCGGCAGGAGGGGGCCATAATGAGATCTGCCACATGCTGGTGCAG GCTGGCGCCAATCTTGACATGTGTGATGAAGGTCAGAGAACCCCGCTGATGTATGCGTGCCAGAACAATCACCTGGAAACGGTTAAATACCTGCTCAAAGCAGGTGCAGCCACTAACCAGAAG GACCTGAGTGGCTCCACATGTCTGCACCTGGCAGCTAAAATGGGCCATTACAGCATCATGCAGCACCTGCTCACCGTGGCCTCTCTCGATGTGAACTGTCAG GACGATGGTGGATGGACTCCAGTCACGTGGGCGATCGAATACAAGCACAAAGACCAGGTGCACCTGCTGCTGTCCAAAGGCGCCGATGTCCACGTGAGGGACAAG GAGGAGAACATTTGCCTGCACTGGGCAGCCTTCTCCGGCTCGGACGACGTGGCGCAGCTTCTGCTGGAGATGGGCTCTGACCTCCACGCCATCAACATCTACGGGGACTCGCCGCTGCACATTGCCGTCCACGAGGAGCGACTCGACTGTGTGAT GCTCTTCCTGTCCCGGGGGGCGGATGTCAACATGAGGAATCGAGACGGGGACACCCCTCTGGAGCGCTGCCGGCCCAACTCCAAGCTGTGGACTATCCTCAACACCAACAAGAAGCTGACGGACGCCAGGAAGGGCAGGGATAACCAGGGGGACAGAGTCATAAGCAA GGATATCTCTCGAGGATATGAGTTGGTCCCCATTTCCTGTGTGAATGGAGTGGATCACGAGCCCTGCCCCAGCAACTTCAAATATGTCCCTGAAAACTGCTGCACGTCTCAAATGAATATTGATGAAAACATCACACACTTACAG CACTGCAAATGCAAAGATGACTGCTCCTCCAATAACTGTGTTTGTGGCCAGCTCAGTATACGTAGCTGGTATGACAAG GAGGGCCGGTTGCTTCCGGAGTTTTCCCGGGAAGACCCGCCCTACCTCTTCGAGTGCAACCACGCCTGCTCGTGCTGGAGGTCGTGCCGGAATCGTGTGGTACAGAACGGACTCCG gaccaGGCTCCAGGTCTTCCGAACCGATCAGATGGGTTGGGGAGTAAGAGCGCTGCAGGACATCCCCGAGGGGTCGTTCGTCTGCGa GTATGTGGGAGAAATAATCACCGATAAAGAGGCCAACACTAGAGGAAACGACGCCTTTCtctttaatttggacaacaaG GTTGGTGATGTCTACtgtattgatgcccagttctATGGCAACGTGGCCCGGTTTCTGAACCACTTATGTGAGCCTAACCTGTTCCCTGTCCGAGTATTCACCAAACACCAGGACCTGCGTTTCCCTCGGGTGGCTCTCTTCTCCTGCAGGCACATCAGAGTCGGAGAAGAACTTGG CTTTGACTACGGTGAGCACTTCTGGAAGGTCAAGAGCAAGTACCTGAGCTGTCAGTGTCGCTCGCCCAAATGCAGGTATGCTGCACGTGCCCTGGGCCAGAGCCAGGTGAGCCCCGCGCGGATGACACCTGGTCCTCTGCCCCCCGGTCCACTCTCCCGCGCACAGACCGCCGGCCCCACCAGTCTCCAGGCCACCAAACCATGA